One Setaria italica strain Yugu1 chromosome II, Setaria_italica_v2.0, whole genome shotgun sequence DNA segment encodes these proteins:
- the LOC101770488 gene encoding F-box protein SKIP5: protein MGKRRRAAAPVGEELISPVNSLDDGCLMHIFSFLSPIPDRYNTALVCHRWRFLACHPRLWLRVERPIRDVMEPGVYPNLEAAVSAARPGDTILVAAGGTHVACNIQIKKTICIIGGGELPDDTVLTCSRGSDNALEFLSTCKIANLTIRAELGCCLLHRSGRLTIQECLLQCEQNPLDYLSFPIISTAIEYNSFPSLKGQGHGVTVVRTRIEGGAKAVRTNGTLALQHVRAIYSRSSVFFWFEVGEKVENAVH, encoded by the exons ATGGGGAAGCGCCGGCGCGCAGCGGCGCCGGTAGGGGAGGAGCTGATCTCGCCGGTGAACAGCCTGGACGACGGCTGCCTCATGCACATCTTCAGTTTCCTTAGCCCAATTCCAG ATAGGTATAACACCGCCCTCGTTTGCCACAGATGGCGCTTCCTTGCATGCCATCCTCGGCTATGGTTGCGTGTTGAGAGGCCAATCAGAGATGTGATGGAGCCTGGAGTTTATCCAAATCTTGAGGCTGCCGTTTCTGCTGCTAG GCCTGGTGACACCATTCTTGTTGCGGCTGGTGGTACCCATGTTGCATGTAACATCCAAATAAAGAAGACTATTTGCATT ATTGGTGGGGGTGAACTTCCCGATGATACTGTATTAACCTGTTCACGTGGCTCTGACAA CGCATTGGAGTTTCTATCGACATGCAAGATTGCAAATTTGACTATTAGAGCAGAACTTGGATGCTGCTTGCTGCATCGAAGCGGTAGATTGACCATTCAAGAGTGTTTGCTGCAGTGTGAGCAAAACCCTCTGGACTATCTGTCCTTTCCAATAATCAGCACAGCAATAGAGTATAATTCATTTCCTTCCCTCAAGGGGCAAGGACATGGTGTAACCGTTGTCCGCACCCGGATTGAAGGGGGTGCGAAGGCTGTCAGGACAAACGGAACACTTGCACTGCAGCATGTGCGAGCCATCTATTCCCGCAGCTCTGTTTTCTTCTGGTTTGAAGTAGGAGAAAAGGTAGAAAATGCTGTACACTAG
- the LOC101770900 gene encoding E3 ubiquitin-protein ligase SINAT5 produces the protein MASVTYIDDSHAEVIDPPKNEEMLDVTELVGEHIQHSPKPNVTSYGNVRELLECPVCLSAMYPPIHQCSNGHTLCSGCKPRVHNRCPTCRHELGNIRCLALEKVAASLELPCKYQNFGCLGIYPYYCKLKHESQCQYRPYTCPYAGSECTVAGDIPYLVNHLKDDHKVDMHNGSTFNHRYVKSNPHEVENATWMLTVFSCFGQYFCLHFEAFQLGMAPVYIAFLRFMGDDAEAKNYSYSLEVGGSGRKMTWQGVPRSIRDSHRKVRDSYDGLIIQRNMALFFSGGDRKELKLRVTGRIWKEQ, from the exons ATGGCATCAGTTACTTATATTGATGATAGCCATGCTGAGGTTATTGATCCTCCAAAGAATGAGGAGATGTTGGATGTCACTGAACTTGTTGGTGAACATATCCAGCATTCACCGAAACCAAATGTGACAAGTTATGGCAATGTGCGTGAGCTACTGGAATGCCCTGTGTGTTTGAGTGCCATGTATCCTCCAATTCATCAG TGCTCCAACGGACATACTCTGTGTTCTGGATGCAAGCCAAGGGTTCATAATCGTTGCCCAACATGCAGGCATGAACTGGGTAACATAAGATGTCTTGCTCTGGAAAAGGTGGCTGCATCACTAGAGCTTCCATGCAAGTACCAGAACTTTGGGTGCTTGGGCATATACCCTTACTATTGCAAGCTGAAACATGAATCACAATGCCAATACAGACCCTATACTTGTCCATATGCTGGATCTGAATGCACAGTTGCTGGTGACATTCCATATCTAGTAAATCACTTGAAAGATGACCACAAGGTTGACATGCACAATGGAAGCACTTTCAATCATCGTTATGTTAAATCAAATCCTCATGAAGTTGAGAATGCCACCTGGATGCTCACG GTTTTCAGCTGCTTCGGCCAGTACTTCTGTCTGCACTTCGAGGCATTCCAGCTGGGCATGGCACCTGTCTACATTGCCTTCCTCCGGTTCATGGGCGACGACGCTGAAGCTAAGAACTACAGCTACAGCCTTGAAGTTGGAGGCAGTGGCCGTAAGATGACATGGCAAGGCGTCCCTCGGAGCATCAGAGACAGCCACAGGAAAGTCCGGGACAGCTATGACGGGCTCATCATCCAGAGGAACATGGCCTTGTTCTTCTCGGGTGGCGACAGGAAGGAGCTCAAGCTGCGGGTCACCGGGAGGATCTGGAAGGAGCAGTAG
- the LOC101771295 gene encoding uncharacterized protein At5g39865, which translates to MEDCSGVAAGVGGGSCGKKPFQLARSLTYHHHQGHRPAGASAAKWRRSQLADEPRAQRPQAVVLYTTSLRGVRRTFTDCSAVRAILRGFRVAVDERDVSMDAAFRRDLQALLAVRGRAFSLPQLLIGGRLVGGADEVRQLHETGQLRRLLEGAAGQDPAYVCDACGGVRFVPCIGCGGSRKVFVEEEDRVVRCGECNENGLVRCANCCS; encoded by the coding sequence ATGGAAGACTGCAGCGGCGTCGCGGCCGGAGTCGGCGGCGGGAGCTGCGGCAAGAAGCCGTTCCAGTTGGCGCGGTCGCTGacgtaccaccaccaccaggggcaccggccggcgggggcgtcgGCGGCCAAGTGGCGGCGGAGCCAGCTCGCGGACGAGCCGCGCGCGCAGCGGCCGCAGGCGGTGGTCCTCTACACGACGTCGCTGCGCGGGGTGCGGCGCACGTTCACGGACTGCTCCGCGGTGCGCGCCATCCTGCGGGGGTtccgcgtcgccgtcgacgagcgGGACGTGTCCATGGACGCCGCCTTCCGCAGGGATCTACAGGCGTTGCTCGCCGTGCGCGGCCGCGCCTTCTCGCTCCCGCAGCTGCTCATCGGCGgccgcctcgtcggcggcgcggacgaggtGCGGCAACTGCACGAGACGGGGCAGCTCCGGCGGCTCCTCGAGGGCGCAGCGGGCCAGGATCCGGCCTACGTCTGCGACGCCTGCGGCGGCGTCCGTTTCGTCCCCTGCATCGGCTGCGGCGGCAGCCGCAAGGTCttcgtcgaggaggaggaccgCGTCGTCCGCTGCGGCGAGTGCAACGAGAACGGATTGGTACGCTGCGCTAACTGCTGTTCTTGA